In Listeria swaminathanii, a single window of DNA contains:
- a CDS encoding penicillin-binding protein 1A — MDKFKQQLIKYLKLFFGFIGKWINKGWQKFRRFWKNKHIGKIFLLAGLVFLLSFIIYLVVVAKSADIDALKKGLESATIIYDKDGDKAGELSSTDATFVSINKISKNLQNAVVSIEDRKFYEHKGFDLKGIARAGVNLVTSGGISGGGSTITQQLAKNALLSQEQTFTRKAKEIFMAREIEKTYSKDEIMEMYLNRSYFGNGEWGVENASLKYFGKSAADLNIPEAATIAGLLQAPSAYDPYQHIDKATNRRNMVLNAMVETGDITKAEGEKYKATKIVLNDQSKDPLANKFPWYVDAVINEAVNEADITQDEIMQKGYKIYTELDQNYQTSLEKVYNNDNLFPSNANDGTLVQSGAVLMDPATGGIRALVGGRGEHVFRGFNRATQMKAQPGSTMKPLAVYTPALQSGYSVDSMLKDEKTTYKGNYTPTNVGGVYSGEVPMYKAVANSINAPAVWLLDQIGIDKGVKSVEKFGITVPEQDKTLGLALGGMSKGASPVEMATAYATFANNGAKPESHIITKIVDPSGNTVYENVPKTKQIISETVSNEMTSMLLDVINTGTGRSAAVSGHEMAGKTGSTQVPFDDTSGTKDQWFVGYTPNLVGAVWMGFDKTDKEHYLTTTSSAGVSSLAHYVMNSGLQYQKSTDFSTKSAAQETAAKKEEEEATKNSGSDFWGGVKEKADEAGETIKKGADKVKEFGGKVSDGIGNLIDSIGN; from the coding sequence ATGGACAAATTCAAACAGCAACTTATTAAATACCTGAAATTATTCTTTGGTTTTATTGGAAAGTGGATTAACAAAGGATGGCAGAAATTTAGACGCTTCTGGAAAAACAAACATATCGGCAAGATTTTTTTACTAGCTGGACTCGTATTCTTATTAAGTTTTATTATTTATCTTGTAGTTGTAGCAAAATCGGCTGATATCGATGCATTGAAAAAAGGTCTAGAATCTGCCACAATTATTTATGACAAAGACGGAGACAAGGCAGGAGAGCTTTCTTCTACTGACGCAACATTTGTATCCATCAATAAAATTTCTAAAAACTTGCAAAATGCAGTAGTTTCCATTGAAGATAGAAAATTTTACGAACATAAAGGCTTTGATTTAAAAGGTATTGCGCGGGCTGGTGTTAATTTAGTCACTAGCGGCGGGATTTCTGGTGGTGGTAGTACGATTACGCAACAACTTGCCAAAAATGCATTACTATCACAAGAACAAACCTTCACACGAAAAGCGAAAGAAATTTTTATGGCGCGTGAAATCGAAAAAACATATTCAAAAGATGAAATTATGGAAATGTACTTAAACCGTTCTTATTTTGGTAACGGGGAGTGGGGTGTCGAAAATGCCTCCTTAAAATATTTTGGTAAGTCAGCGGCAGATTTAAACATTCCAGAAGCCGCGACAATAGCCGGGTTACTTCAAGCTCCAAGTGCATATGACCCGTACCAACATATCGACAAAGCAACTAATCGCCGAAATATGGTGTTAAATGCGATGGTCGAAACAGGTGATATAACAAAAGCAGAAGGCGAAAAATACAAAGCAACAAAAATAGTGTTAAATGACCAATCAAAAGACCCACTTGCGAATAAATTTCCATGGTATGTCGATGCAGTTATTAACGAAGCTGTCAATGAAGCGGATATAACACAAGACGAAATCATGCAAAAAGGATATAAAATCTACACAGAATTAGATCAAAACTACCAAACCTCTTTAGAAAAAGTGTACAATAACGATAATTTATTCCCATCTAATGCAAATGATGGCACACTAGTTCAATCGGGAGCAGTCTTAATGGACCCAGCAACTGGTGGGATTAGGGCACTTGTTGGTGGCCGGGGAGAACATGTTTTCCGCGGATTTAACCGAGCGACGCAAATGAAAGCACAGCCCGGATCCACGATGAAGCCACTTGCCGTTTATACACCAGCGCTTCAATCCGGTTATAGTGTCGATTCGATGCTAAAAGATGAAAAAACAACCTACAAAGGAAACTATACTCCAACCAATGTCGGCGGCGTTTATAGCGGAGAAGTTCCGATGTATAAAGCTGTTGCGAACTCGATTAATGCCCCAGCCGTTTGGTTGCTTGATCAAATCGGAATTGATAAAGGCGTTAAATCTGTTGAGAAATTTGGGATTACAGTTCCCGAACAAGATAAAACACTAGGTCTTGCTCTAGGTGGTATGAGTAAAGGTGCTTCACCAGTCGAAATGGCAACCGCTTATGCTACATTTGCCAATAATGGTGCAAAACCGGAGTCGCATATAATTACTAAAATTGTCGATCCATCAGGCAATACAGTATACGAAAATGTTCCTAAAACTAAACAAATCATCTCAGAAACTGTTTCTAATGAAATGACATCGATGCTCTTAGATGTTATCAACACAGGTACAGGTCGGAGCGCAGCCGTATCAGGTCACGAAATGGCTGGTAAAACAGGTTCAACCCAAGTTCCATTTGATGATACTAGTGGCACAAAAGATCAATGGTTTGTTGGTTATACGCCAAACTTGGTCGGTGCCGTTTGGATGGGATTCGATAAAACAGATAAAGAACATTATCTAACCACAACGAGTTCCGCCGGCGTTTCCAGCTTGGCGCACTACGTAATGAATAGTGGCTTACAATATCAGAAATCCACAGACTTTAGTACGAAGAGTGCTGCACAAGAAACCGCTGCGAAGAAAGAAGAGGAAGAAGCTACGAAGAACAGTGGTAGTGACTTCTGGGGCGGCGTGAAAGAAAAAGCAGATGAAGCCGGAGAAACAATTAAAAAAGGCGCCGATAAAGTAAAAGAATTTGGCGGAAAAGTTTCAGATGGCATTGGAAATTTAATTGATTCGATAGGTAATTAA
- a CDS encoding low molecular weight phosphatase family protein, producing the protein MTQKLIYFLSQTHIRSAIAEAWAKRLSLSNVKFISGSWHKSKATPFIAEALNEFAIEPPESLSYSPSSELLADADLIVTIYDSAHETAPKFPANIQDKIIYWDIDDPEQEIALPQKWASYQEVCDNIALSVKNLEHVLIEA; encoded by the coding sequence ATGACGCAAAAGCTGATCTACTTTTTATCACAAACGCATATTCGAAGTGCCATTGCTGAAGCCTGGGCGAAAAGACTTTCACTGAGCAATGTCAAATTCATTAGCGGTTCTTGGCATAAATCTAAAGCGACACCATTTATTGCGGAAGCGTTGAATGAGTTTGCAATTGAGCCTCCTGAAAGCTTGTCTTATTCCCCAAGCTCAGAACTACTGGCAGATGCTGATCTCATTGTAACAATTTATGATTCTGCACATGAAACTGCACCAAAATTTCCAGCTAACATACAAGATAAAATTATTTATTGGGACATTGATGATCCAGAACAAGAAATAGCGTTACCCCAAAAATGGGCGAGTTATCAAGAAGTATGCGATAACATTGCCTTATCAGTAAAAAATTTAGAGCATGTATTGATAGAGGCTTAG
- a CDS encoding cation diffusion facilitator family transporter, translated as MDGYNDLKKAEKAAFLSIFAYLFLSVLKIVAGQLGNSDALLADGLNNTTDIVASVALLIGLRISRIPPDADHSYGHRRTETISSLIASIIMFLVGVQVIWSSIVHIIEKEFATPSMLTAVVALFSGVFMYAIYLYNHNLAKKLDSQAVRAAAFDNRSDAFVSFGAFIGIIGAVLGVPWLDSVTAFLVGVLIVYTAIKIFYDAAHSLTDGFDVSKLETIHDLIASVPDVKKVIDIKARMNGNRIWIDATIAVDPELNVVKSHEITEIVEQKIRSKFEGAFTLVHIEPFFE; from the coding sequence ATGGATGGATATAACGATTTAAAAAAGGCTGAGAAAGCGGCATTTTTAAGTATATTTGCTTATTTATTTCTGTCTGTTTTAAAAATAGTTGCTGGTCAATTGGGTAATTCTGATGCCTTGCTTGCAGATGGTTTGAACAATACGACTGATATTGTAGCTTCTGTTGCGCTTTTAATCGGCCTTCGAATTTCGCGAATCCCACCTGATGCAGACCATTCATACGGACATCGGCGGACAGAAACGATTAGCTCATTGATTGCTTCTATTATTATGTTTCTCGTTGGTGTACAAGTTATTTGGAGCTCGATTGTACATATTATTGAAAAAGAATTTGCGACGCCATCGATGTTGACTGCTGTTGTAGCCCTATTTTCTGGTGTATTTATGTACGCGATTTACTTATATAATCATAACCTTGCGAAAAAATTAGATAGTCAGGCAGTTCGAGCTGCTGCGTTTGATAATCGATCAGATGCATTTGTTAGTTTTGGCGCATTTATCGGAATTATCGGTGCGGTGCTTGGTGTTCCATGGCTCGATTCAGTGACAGCCTTTTTAGTCGGTGTTTTAATTGTTTATACAGCAATTAAAATTTTCTACGATGCCGCTCATTCACTGACGGACGGTTTTGATGTTTCTAAGCTTGAAACGATTCATGATTTAATTGCTTCTGTACCTGATGTGAAAAAAGTTATTGATATTAAAGCGCGAATGAATGGAAATCGAATTTGGATTGATGCAACGATTGCCGTTGATCCGGAGTTAAATGTGGTAAAGAGTCATGAAATCACTGAAATTGTTGAGCAAAAAATCCGAAGTAAGTTCGAAGGTGCATTTACTTTAGTTCATATCGAACCATTTTTCGAATAA